The proteins below come from a single Streptomyces sp. MRC013 genomic window:
- a CDS encoding SDR family oxidoreductase, with translation MSTFQGARVIVTGAGGGIGAALARRFAAEGARVAVNDLDRARSRAVADEIGGVPVPGDASAVVEEAREALGGAVDVYCANAGLASPGDVSADEEVWAAAWDVNVMAHVRAARALLPGWLERGAGRFVSTVSAAGLLTMVGAAPYSVTKHGAYAFAEWLSLTYRHRGIKVHAICPQGVRTDMLTAAGSAGELVLAPTAIDPADVADALFAGMAEDRFLVLPHPEVAGYYRARAAGPERWLDGMNRIQRTWEATGR, from the coding sequence ATGAGCACGTTCCAGGGTGCGCGGGTGATCGTGACGGGCGCGGGCGGCGGGATCGGGGCCGCACTCGCGCGCAGGTTCGCCGCCGAGGGCGCCCGGGTCGCCGTCAACGACCTCGACCGGGCCCGGAGCAGGGCCGTGGCCGACGAGATCGGCGGCGTCCCCGTGCCCGGCGACGCCTCCGCCGTGGTGGAGGAGGCCCGCGAGGCGCTCGGCGGCGCCGTGGACGTCTACTGCGCCAATGCCGGGCTGGCCTCGCCCGGCGACGTCTCCGCCGACGAGGAGGTGTGGGCCGCCGCCTGGGACGTCAACGTCATGGCCCACGTCCGCGCCGCCCGCGCGCTGCTGCCGGGCTGGCTGGAACGGGGCGCCGGCCGGTTCGTCTCCACCGTCTCGGCGGCCGGCCTGCTCACCATGGTCGGCGCCGCCCCGTACAGCGTCACCAAGCACGGCGCGTACGCCTTCGCGGAGTGGCTGTCCCTGACGTACCGGCACCGGGGGATCAAGGTCCACGCGATCTGCCCGCAGGGCGTCCGCACCGACATGCTCACCGCCGCCGGATCGGCCGGCGAACTGGTCCTCGCACCCACCGCCATCGACCCCGCCGACGTCGCGGACGCCCTCTTCGCCGGGATGGCCGAGGACCGGTTCCTGGTCCTCCCGCACCCCGAGGTGGCCGGCTACTACCGGGCGCGCGCGGCCGGGCCGGAGCGGTGGCTCGACGGCATGAACCGCATCCAGCGCACCTGGGAGGCGACCGGACGGTGA
- a CDS encoding helix-turn-helix domain-containing protein, with the protein MTTRSPAARDLASLAALLADETRAAFCLALLDGRAWTAGELARHARVAPSTASSHLGRLVGGGLLAEERQGRHRYVRLADARAARLVEDLVAHTVADAGPPPPPRTLREAGARSAMARGRTCYDHLAGRLGIAITDAMTARGLLRQDAGFAPSEEGLRWFGELGLELAVRGRRPLARGCLDWTERRPHLAGAAGAALCRHVLDAGWCVRVGTERAVRVTGEGEQALADLLGIGAEALR; encoded by the coding sequence ATGACGACCCGCTCCCCCGCCGCCCGGGACCTCGCCTCGCTCGCCGCGCTGCTGGCCGACGAGACGCGCGCCGCGTTCTGCCTCGCCCTGCTGGACGGCCGCGCCTGGACGGCCGGCGAGCTGGCCCGCCACGCGCGCGTGGCGCCGTCCACGGCCAGCAGCCACCTGGGCCGGCTGGTGGGGGGCGGGCTGCTCGCGGAGGAGCGGCAGGGACGCCACCGGTACGTGCGGCTCGCCGACGCCCGGGCGGCCCGGCTGGTGGAGGACCTCGTCGCGCACACCGTCGCGGATGCCGGACCCCCGCCGCCGCCGCGCACGCTGCGGGAGGCGGGCGCGAGGAGCGCCATGGCGCGGGGGCGCACCTGCTACGACCACCTGGCCGGGCGGCTGGGCATCGCCATCACGGACGCGATGACCGCACGCGGCCTGCTCCGCCAGGACGCCGGGTTCGCGCCGAGCGAGGAGGGCCTGCGCTGGTTCGGGGAGCTCGGCCTCGAACTCGCCGTGCGGGGGCGGCGGCCGTTGGCGCGCGGCTGCCTCGACTGGACCGAGCGCAGACCGCACCTGGCCGGGGCGGCGGGCGCCGCGCTGTGCCGGCACGTGCTGGACGCCGGGTGGTGCGTACGCGTCGGGACGGAACGCGCGGTGAGGGTGACCGGTGAGGGGGAGCAGGCGCTGGCGGACCTGCTAGGGATCGGCGCCGAGGCGCTGCGCTGA
- a CDS encoding DUF1343 domain-containing protein, whose product MGVSRRGLLAAGGVLGAAGATGSAAVAVPGTAAGASAAAARGGRRVRTGFERLAADGYAALAGQRVGVVTNPTGVTAEVRHVVDVMHADDRVRLVAVFGPEHGFRGTAQAGGSEGRYDDPATGLPVYDTYGRSGRALADVFAAAGVDTVVFDVQDAGARFYTYIWTMYDCMVAAELAGRRFVVLDRPNPVGGRAALGPVLDRAYATFVGREPIAQVHGMTVAELARLFNGEFLARPVRLETVRMAGWRRRDLFDATGLPWVPPSPNVPTPDTALVYGGTCLFEGTNLSEGRGTTRPFELLGAEGVDRRWAEAANALELPGVVFREAYFTPVFSKFQGRTVGGVQLHVHDRAAFDPVRTGIGLLVTAKRTWSGFAWRADRWIDKLTGSATVRTLIDAGAGPDEVAAAWARDLAAFRAVREEYLLYR is encoded by the coding sequence ATGGGCGTGTCCAGACGGGGTCTGCTGGCGGCGGGCGGTGTGCTGGGGGCCGCCGGGGCGACCGGGAGCGCGGCGGTGGCGGTTCCCGGAACGGCCGCCGGGGCGTCCGCGGCGGCGGCCCGCGGGGGGCGGCGGGTGCGGACCGGCTTCGAGCGGCTGGCGGCGGACGGGTACGCCGCGCTCGCCGGGCAGCGGGTGGGCGTGGTGACCAACCCGACCGGGGTGACCGCCGAGGTGCGGCACGTCGTGGACGTGATGCACGCCGACGACCGGGTGCGGCTGGTGGCGGTGTTCGGGCCGGAGCACGGCTTCCGCGGCACCGCGCAGGCGGGCGGCTCGGAGGGGCGGTACGACGATCCGGCCACCGGGCTGCCGGTGTACGACACGTACGGCAGGAGCGGGCGGGCCCTGGCGGACGTGTTCGCCGCGGCCGGGGTGGACACGGTCGTGTTCGACGTCCAGGACGCGGGCGCGCGCTTCTACACCTACATCTGGACCATGTACGACTGCATGGTCGCCGCCGAGCTGGCGGGCAGGCGGTTCGTCGTACTGGACCGGCCCAACCCGGTCGGCGGGCGGGCGGCGCTGGGGCCGGTGCTGGACCGGGCGTACGCCACGTTCGTGGGGCGCGAGCCGATCGCGCAGGTGCACGGGATGACCGTGGCGGAGCTGGCCCGGTTGTTCAACGGGGAGTTCCTGGCGCGGCCGGTGCGCCTGGAGACGGTGCGGATGGCGGGGTGGCGGCGGCGCGACCTCTTCGACGCGACGGGGCTGCCGTGGGTGCCGCCGAGCCCGAACGTGCCGACGCCCGACACGGCCCTCGTGTACGGCGGCACCTGCCTGTTCGAGGGCACCAACCTGTCGGAGGGGCGCGGCACGACCCGGCCGTTCGAGTTGCTGGGCGCCGAGGGCGTGGACCGGCGGTGGGCGGAGGCGGCGAACGCGCTGGAGCTGCCCGGGGTGGTGTTCCGGGAGGCGTACTTCACGCCGGTGTTCTCCAAGTTCCAGGGGAGGACGGTCGGCGGGGTGCAGCTGCACGTCCACGACCGGGCGGCGTTCGACCCCGTGCGGACCGGGATCGGGCTGCTGGTGACGGCGAAGCGGACGTGGAGCGGCTTCGCCTGGCGCGCCGACCGCTGGATCGACAAGCTGACCGGCTCGGCGACCGTGCGGACGCTGATCGACGCGGGCGCCGGGCCGGACGAGGTGGCCGCCGCGTGGGCGCGGGACCTGGCGGCCTTCCGGGCGGTGCGCGAGGAGTACCTGCTGTACCGCTGA
- a CDS encoding YiaA/YiaB family inner membrane protein gives MSDTPVKQQNTAAYYAQAVASFAVALAAVALGIGNLEADVWVRAFLGIAVLYLTTSAFTLAKVIRDRQEAGQIVSRVDQARLEKLLAEHDPFQKL, from the coding sequence ATGAGTGACACACCGGTCAAGCAGCAGAACACCGCGGCCTACTACGCCCAGGCGGTCGCCTCCTTCGCCGTCGCCCTCGCCGCCGTCGCCCTCGGCATCGGCAACCTGGAGGCGGACGTCTGGGTGCGCGCCTTCCTCGGCATCGCCGTCCTCTACCTCACGACCTCCGCCTTCACCCTGGCCAAGGTCATCCGCGACCGCCAGGAGGCCGGGCAGATCGTCAGCCGCGTCGACCAGGCGCGGCTGGAGAAGCTGCTCGCCGAGCACGACCCCTTCCAGAAGCTGTGA
- a CDS encoding TetR/AcrR family transcriptional regulator, translating into MTRTTDGNGVAPVPRRLLAAATRLFAEQGYARTSVQEIVEAAGVTKGALYHYFGSKEDLLHEVYARVLRLQQERLDAFAGADAPVEQRLRDAAADVVVTTIENLDDAAIFFRSMHHLSPEKHRQVRAERRRYHERFRALVEEGQRAGVFSTDTPADLVVDYHFGSVHHLSTWYRPDGPLGPREVADHLAGLLLRALRP; encoded by the coding sequence ATGACCAGGACGACGGACGGGAACGGGGTCGCCCCCGTCCCCCGCAGACTGCTGGCCGCCGCCACCCGCCTCTTCGCGGAGCAGGGCTACGCCCGCACCTCCGTGCAGGAGATCGTCGAGGCGGCGGGGGTCACCAAAGGGGCCCTCTACCACTACTTCGGCTCCAAGGAGGACCTGCTGCACGAGGTGTACGCCCGCGTGCTGCGCCTCCAGCAGGAGCGGCTGGACGCCTTCGCGGGCGCCGACGCGCCGGTCGAGCAGCGGCTGCGGGACGCCGCCGCCGACGTCGTCGTCACCACCATCGAGAACCTCGACGACGCGGCGATCTTCTTCCGCTCCATGCACCACCTGAGCCCGGAGAAGCACCGGCAGGTCCGCGCCGAGCGGCGCCGCTACCACGAGCGGTTCCGCGCCCTCGTCGAGGAGGGCCAGCGTGCCGGGGTGTTCTCCACGGACACCCCCGCCGACCTGGTCGTCGACTACCACTTCGGGTCGGTGCACCACCTGTCGACCTGGTACCGCCCCGACGGTCCGCTCGGCCCGCGGGAGGTCGCCGACCACCTCGCCGGCCTCCTGCTGCGGGCCCTGCGCCCGTAG
- a CDS encoding TetR/AcrR family transcriptional regulator: MGTAEGTAGGEDVLWGEVTPDAARRLLVAAVEAFAERGYHATTTRDIAGRAGMSPAALYIHYRTKEELLHRISRIGHDKALEILEHAADGPGTAAERLAGAVRSFVRWHAERHTTARVVQYELDALDPEHRAEIVALRRRIDAVVRRVVGEGVASGEFDVPDLPGTTLAVLSLCIDVARWFNAGGDRTPDEVGALYADLVLRMVRARV, translated from the coding sequence ATGGGCACCGCGGAGGGAACGGCCGGCGGCGAGGACGTGCTGTGGGGCGAGGTCACCCCGGACGCGGCCCGGCGACTGCTCGTGGCCGCCGTCGAGGCCTTCGCCGAACGCGGCTACCACGCCACGACCACCCGCGACATCGCGGGCCGCGCCGGGATGAGCCCGGCCGCGCTCTACATCCACTACCGGACCAAGGAGGAGCTCCTCCACCGGATCAGCCGCATCGGCCACGACAAGGCCCTGGAGATCCTCGAGCACGCGGCGGACGGCCCCGGGACCGCGGCCGAGCGGCTCGCCGGCGCCGTGCGGTCCTTCGTCCGCTGGCACGCCGAGCGCCACACCACCGCGCGCGTCGTCCAGTACGAGCTCGACGCGCTCGACCCCGAGCACCGGGCGGAGATCGTCGCCCTGCGCCGCAGGATCGACGCCGTGGTGCGCCGCGTCGTCGGCGAGGGCGTCGCCTCCGGCGAGTTCGACGTGCCGGACCTGCCGGGCACCACCCTCGCCGTGCTCTCCCTCTGCATCGACGTGGCGCGCTGGTTCAACGCCGGGGGCGACCGCACGCCCGACGAGGTCGGCGCGCTCTACGCCGACCTCGTCCTGCGCATGGTGCGCGCCCGCGTCTAG